DNA from Deinococcus koreensis:
CCACCGCCGGCGCGGCCAACCTGTCAGCGGCAGCTGACCTCGAACTCATCCGCGCTCACCTGTACGCCAGCGTGACCACCTACGCAGGCGGAAGCCTGCAATGGGGCAAAAAGCACGCCGGTCACTCGCTGGAAGAACTCTGGGCCCACCTCTCACCTCAGGTGGCGGCCGGGCAGCGGCCCGCGTTCGAGGCGGGCCTGAAGGCGATTCAGGTGGGGCCAGGGACGCTTGCCCCAGGGGCGTACGAGGAGACCGTCAACCGCTTTCTGAGCGGCCCCTGGGCCGCCGCCTGGACGGCCGCGAGTACGGGCGCTGGCGCGGACTTCGAGGTGTCGCTGACGACCAGCCTGCTGACGAACGCCAGGAGTGATTACGCGGCCGCCATGGCCGGGGGGACGCTGAGCAATCCCGGCGAACAGCAGGACGCGGTCGGCTTCCTGAACCGCGCCCTAGTGCACGGGGCCAAGGTCAGCCCGCAGGGGGCCCAGGGGATTGAGGAGCTACAGATCCTGCTCCTGAACGGCGCAGCTGCAGATGTCTTCGGCGCCCGCGTAGAGCAGGTGCGTGCCGAATTTCAGGCGCAGCACAATGACGCCGGTACCGAGCGACGTCGCCTGCTGGAACTTAGCCTAAAGGCAACGCGCGAGGAGTACGTCGGCGAGGGGGAGGTCGACGAGGGTCTGGCCTCGCTGGCCGACGTGGATGGGCAGTGGTCGCTGCTGCGCACCGCTCTGGGCGCCCGCAACGCTCCCCTGGTACAGGAATTCAGCGCGGCGCTGATCAAGCTGCGCGCCACGCTGGTGGCTAATGATACCGAGGCGTTCAAGGTCGCGCATATCACGGCGCTGGACGTCTGGCAGCGGATCAAGGCAGCCCGGCCATAGCAGGAACCAACTGGGGCGGCCCCGGCCGCCTGCGTTAGATTGATGCGAATCCAACGAACGGGTGAGCATCACCGAGGGGAACGCGTGTACGTTCCGTCGGATTTCTCCACATGCCGATTATTGGCGGCATCAGCAACGAAGCTGAGAAGGGGCGACCACTTGTCAAGGTCAAGACCATACGGCTGCCTTGCAAAACAAGGCCGGGATCGTGGGCAACACGCTCTATCCCAGCGTACGGTGGAACACTCAATCTGTCTGGGCCAAGCACGAGCGGAAGCGGGCGTAGGCGCGGGGTGGCATACGGGCTCCACCTGATCGGGACGCTGTTAGCGTACGCCGTGCAGGAATTTAGTGGATGAGCCTAGAACGGGGGTTTTCGGGCGATCGAGGCGACACCGCGTGCTCCAGCCTCCGTTTTAGCTCGGGTTTGTGTAAGGCTCTCCACTCCTTCTTGTGCTGCTCACTGAGCATGTGCGGTGGCTGGAGCGTGCTGGTGCGGCCGGCTGGACTGGGGAATGGGCAGCCAAGGCGTTGCAGGTGATCACCTCCTTCTCCGGCACCGAGATCCCACAGTGCCCCACACCCACCTTCGCTCCTCCTTCCGCTGCTGCCCCCTGCGGGAGCTGAGGGTCAGGAGGGGAGGTTAGCCCCGGCTGGGAAGTCTGTTCGTCACGATGACGCTGGTGGCCAGGACGCCATCGCGCACGCTGGACGCTCTCCACATCCCCGACCGAACTGCGGCCAAGCCTCTGAAGCCCCACGTTTCGACGCTCAGGGAACGCCGGCCTGGGACGGCGGGGAAGAAGAACCTGGCTCGAGATCATCACGCCGTCTCCGCGTCCTGCGCCTGGCCGGGCTGCCGAGCTGGGCCGCTCCGCTTCTCCGCAGATCCCACGGCATCTGGCGTTTGGCAGCGCCCCAGGCGCTCCCGGGTTCCGGCCCTCAGGTGAGGGAAGTGGAGACGCCGAGCCAGGTGCGCACGACCTCGCGCATGGCCTGGATGTAGTCCGGAAGGGTGGTCGACTTCTGAACGAAGGCGTCCGCGCCGCCCCGCAGGCTGGCCTCCCGGTCACGGGGCTCCGCCGAGGTGTCAGGATCACGATCCGCAGCGCGGCCCAGCGCGGCGTGGCCCTGACCTGGGCCAGCACCGCCAGCCCGTCCACGCCGGGCATCTTGAGGTCGAGCAGCAGCAGTTCCGGCAGTTCGGCAGCCCGCAGGCTGCCGAGGTAGTCCAGTGCTTCCTGACCCCCCAGGGCGACGTGCACGGTCGAACTGAGCTTCTGGTCGTTCAGGGCCAGGCAGGTGAGTTCGGCGTCCAGAGGAGAATCATCGACGAGCAGGATGCGGTGGTGGGTCACGGGTGACCTCCGGAGCAGGAGTGCGGGTGCGCCGGGTCGCGGACGTGCGTGGCGGTCACGTTCGCGGTGGGGAGCAGAAGGGCAGTGTAGGCGTTGGAGGTCAAGGGGATGTCTGGGGGTGGGGGGGGAATGAGTGGAGGGGGCAGATAGCTTTCATATATCAAAAGATATACCTGAGGAATGCTGTGTTCCCTGACGCCACTGGCCCCTTTCATGCACCTCGCCAGTGCATGGTCGCTCACTGGTGTGGGTCAAGCCCCCCCCCGGACGGGGGAAACGCCTACACTGCCCTCACCCTATGCACCGCGCTGCCCCCTCCCAGGCTTTCGACGTCCTGGCGCTGACGGGTACCACGGCGCAACTGGACGTCCTCCAGGCGGTGCTGGACGAGTTGCCCCAGGCCCTGTCCGTGGCCTTGATCGTGACCGCGTCGCCCCTCCTGGTCGGCGCCCTTGGATCACGCCTGCGCTGGCCGCTGCGGCCGGTGGAAGCCGGCGAGGCCCCTGTGTCAGGCCACGTCTACCTCTGTCCCCCGGACACCGTGGTGGACGTCGGCCGGGATGGGTGCTGGGCGCGGCGGCCGGCCCGGGGGGAGGCCAGCCCCTCCGACCGCCTGCTGGCCTCCCTGGCAGCGCACTACGGCGCGCGGGCGCTGGCCGTGGTGCTTTCCAGTGCAGGAGACGATGGCGCCGCTGGCGCGCAGGCGATCATCGGGGCCGGCGGCACCGTGCTCGCCCAGCGTCCGGACGGCCCCACAGGCCAGCTCGGCCGCGCCGCGGCGGCCCTGATCGGCGGTCGGCTGGAGGGGATGCAGGACACCTCCCGCGCGCTGTTCGACGCCATCGACGAGGGGTGACCAGCCTTGAGTTGATCCTTGACGAGTCCGGGAGGGTGGTCGACTCCCACATCCTGGAGACCAACCCGGCCATGGAGCGGATGACTGGCCTGCGCACCGTGAGTGGCCGACGCATCCGGGACGTCCTGCCCGATCTGGAGAGCTCGTGGTTCGGGCGCCTGGAGCGTGTCTTCACGACCGGCAGGGCGGAGCGCTTCGAAGATCACATCGCCGCTCTCGACCGGTGGTTCGATGTGCATCTGGGCCGCCTCGGCGGCGAGGGCAGCCGGAGGATCGTCGGTGTCTACCGCGACATCACCGAGCGCAAACGGCGCGAGCACCACGCCGCCTTTCTGGACGAGCTGTCGCAGGCGCTGGCCTTGGATGACCGTCCGGACGAGATTGTCCGTGCCACCGGCGAGCGGCTGGGCGCGCATCTGGGGATCGAGTTCCTCAACGTCTGCGACGTGAAGCTGGCGGACGGGAACGATCCGGCTGAAGCGCGCTTCACCGTGGCCTACGCCTGGGAGCGCGAGGGGCTGCCGGGCCCGCGCAGCACCGACCGGGCGGGGGACGCCCTGAGCCCAGAATTCCTGCGCGCCGCCCGCGCGGGCGAGACCATCGTCATTCGCGACACGGACACCGACCCGCGCGTGGACGCGGGAACCTACCGCGTCATCGGCATGAGGGCCTTTGTGGCCGTGCCGATTCTGCAGGGCGGCGCGTGGCCGGGCCTGGTCTCGGCCTTCACGCCGACCCCGCGCGACTGGCGGCCCGACGAAGCCCAGCTCATCGCGGAGGTGGCCCACCGGGTCTTCCTCCGCATCGAACGCGCCCGCGCCGACGAAGCGCTGCGCCGGTTCGAAGCCCGACAGACCTATCTACTCACCCTCGGCGACGCGCTGCGGCCCCTGGACGATCCGCTGGACATTCAGCGAACGGCGATGCGCGTGTTGGGCGAGCATCTGGGGGCGGATCGCGTTCTTTACGCGGAAATCGCACCGGACGACCGGCAGTTCGTCATCGCCGACAATTACGCGCGCGCGAACGTGCCCAAAATGATCGGTCGGTTTCCCCTGAGCGATTATGACCACGCGCAGAATTCGCAGCGCCGGGGTGAAACGCTGGTGTTGCCCGACATCAGAAGCGCGGGCGAATCGGACGAACACGCCGCCTTTCTCGCCATCGGAGTGGAGGCGATCATCGGCATGCCGCTGCACAAGGGCGGGCGGTGGGTCGCCAGTCTGAGTGTGCATCACGGCCGCCCGCGCGCGTGGTCGCCCGAGGACACGGCGCTCGTCGGCGAAACCGCTGAACGCACCTGGGCGGCGGTCGAACGCGCGAGGGCCGAAGCCGCGTTGGCAAGGTCGGAAGCAGAGTACCGCACGCTGTTCAACTCGATGGACGAGGGCTTCACCGTGGTCGAGGTGCTGTTTCAAGAAGGACAGGCCAGCGATTATCGTTTTCTGGAGATCAACGCGGCTTTTGCACACCACACCGGATTTGTCGGCGCAAAAGGCAAAACCGCGCGCGAGTTGGTGCCCGATCTGGAAATGCACTGGATGAAAACGTACGAGCAGGTGGCTTTAAGCGGCAAGCCAGTGCGTTTTGAGAACACGGTCGACGCGATTGGACGTGTGCTGGATGTCAACGCTTTTCGCGTCGGCGCGGCGGGTGAACATCGCGTGGCGCTGTTGTTCACCGACATCACCGAGCGCAAGCAAGTCGAAACGGCCTTGCGCGAGAGCGAAGAACGACTGCGCGCCCTGATCGAGAACCTGCCGGGCGGCGCAGTCTTCGTGGTCGACCGCGACCTGCGGTATCAGGTGGCCGAGGGCGAGGCGCTGACCAGCGCCGGAATGAACGCTGGGCAGTACGTCGGACACACGGTGGCCGAGGTGGTGATTCCCGAACTGGCCAGGGTCTACGAGGCGCACTACCGGCAGGCCCTCGCGGGCCAGCCCTTTGAACTCGAACACGATCAGGGCGGGGCGTCGTATGTCACGCGCGGCGTGCCCCTGCGCGGCCCCGCGGGCGAGGTCACGGCGGCGCTGACCGTGTCGTACGACATCACCGATCGCAAGCGTGCCGAGGTGGCCCTGCGCGCCTCCGAGGAACGCTTCCGGGCCGTCGCCAACCTGGTGCCCGACCTGCTGTGGGAGAGTGAACCGGACGGCTCCACCACCTGGTACAACGGGCGCTGGCTGGCGTACACCGGGCAGACCGCCGAGCAGGCCACGGGCTGGGGCTGGGTGGACGCCATCCACCCAGGAGACCGGGACGCCTCGACCCAGCGGTACCGGCAGGCGGCCGCCGCAGGCCAGTCACTGCGGCAGGAGCACCGGCTCCGGCGCCGGGACGGCGAGTACCGCTGGTTTGCGGTCGACACCGTACCGGTCAAAGGCGAGCGCGGCGAGACCATCAAGTTCTACGGCGCGGCGACCGACGTGCACGAGCTGCACACGCTGAACACGCGGCTTGAAGCGCAAGTGGAGCGCCGCACCCGTCGCCTCGCCGACCT
Protein-coding regions in this window:
- a CDS encoding response regulator; the protein is MTHHRILLVDDSPLDAELTCLALNDQKLSSTVHVALGGQEALDYLGSLRAAELPELLLLDLKMPGVDGLAVLAQVRATPRWAALRIVILTPRRSPVTGRPACGAARTPSFRSRPPFRTTSRPCARSCAPGSASPLPSPEGRNPGAPGALPNARCRGICGEAERPSSAARPGAGRGDGVMISSQVLLPRRPRPAFPERRNVGLQRLGRSSVGDVESVQRARWRPGHQRHRDEQTSQPGLTSPPDPQLPQGAAAEGGAKVGVGHCGISVPEKEVITCNALAAHSPVQPAAPARSSHRTCSVSSTRRSGEPYTNPS
- a CDS encoding chemotaxis protein CheB, with product MHRAAPSQAFDVLALTGTTAQLDVLQAVLDELPQALSVALIVTASPLLVGALGSRLRWPLRPVEAGEAPVSGHVYLCPPDTVVDVGRDGCWARRPARGEASPSDRLLASLAAHYGARALAVVLSSAGDDGAAGAQAIIGAGGTVLAQRPDGPTGQLGRAAAALIGGRLEGMQDTSRALFDAIDEG
- a CDS encoding PAS domain S-box protein — translated: MTSLELILDESGRVVDSHILETNPAMERMTGLRTVSGRRIRDVLPDLESSWFGRLERVFTTGRAERFEDHIAALDRWFDVHLGRLGGEGSRRIVGVYRDITERKRREHHAAFLDELSQALALDDRPDEIVRATGERLGAHLGIEFLNVCDVKLADGNDPAEARFTVAYAWEREGLPGPRSTDRAGDALSPEFLRAARAGETIVIRDTDTDPRVDAGTYRVIGMRAFVAVPILQGGAWPGLVSAFTPTPRDWRPDEAQLIAEVAHRVFLRIERARADEALRRFEARQTYLLTLGDALRPLDDPLDIQRTAMRVLGEHLGADRVLYAEIAPDDRQFVIADNYARANVPKMIGRFPLSDYDHAQNSQRRGETLVLPDIRSAGESDEHAAFLAIGVEAIIGMPLHKGGRWVASLSVHHGRPRAWSPEDTALVGETAERTWAAVERARAEAALARSEAEYRTLFNSMDEGFTVVEVLFQEGQASDYRFLEINAAFAHHTGFVGAKGKTARELVPDLEMHWMKTYEQVALSGKPVRFENTVDAIGRVLDVNAFRVGAAGEHRVALLFTDITERKQVETALRESEERLRALIENLPGGAVFVVDRDLRYQVAEGEALTSAGMNAGQYVGHTVAEVVIPELARVYEAHYRQALAGQPFELEHDQGGASYVTRGVPLRGPAGEVTAALTVSYDITDRKRAEVALRASEERFRAVANLVPDLLWESEPDGSTTWYNGRWLAYTGQTAEQATGWGWVDAIHPGDRDASTQRYRQAAAAGQSLRQEHRLRRRDGEYRWFAVDTVPVKGERGETIKFYGAATDVHELHTLNTRLEAQVERRTRRLADLNSELRALATASSQELIEPLRRLRSVLGLLERRISAHLDEPARKWLAMMQNEAQRAEVLSENFRSLAQLEQRDLKWGVVALAPLVVQVRSDLAPGLGPRTGRWTVGELPVVNGDSLLLRQAFSDLIHHALSVVPPGREAHVEVAAAASGLPVTVDVWPLAPGTANFETDGVVNARRIVQRHGGTLGVTLQGERVRFELHLPGRQP